From the genome of Pseudomonas mohnii:
AGCCTGCTCGCGATGGTCGTCAACGAATACGCGTGTGGCCTGGTTAAACCCGGCGCACTCGGGTCCATCGCCAGCAGGCTGGCTCCTACAGGTTATGTGTGGCTTAGAACGTCGAGGGATCGATCCGCTCAAAACTGTCCACCGTGACATGCCCCGCCAATTCCCCACCCTCACGGGCCAGCCCGCACGTGGCCATCCCCGCCATGTGCGCCGCGTCCAGCTCTTCGACGATGTCCGACAGAAACAGAATCTGCGAGGCTTCCAGGCCAATAGCCCGTGTGATGTTGGTATAGGACTGTGCTTCGCGCTTGGGTCCTGACGTGGTGTCGAAATAGCCGCTGAACAATGGCGTCAAATCCCCCGCCTCCGAGCAACCGAAAATCAGGCGCTGGGCCTGGATCGAGCCCGAGGAATAGACAAACAGTTGATAACCCTGCTGGTGCCAGCGCTTCAGCGCTTCGACGGCGTCGGGGTAGACGTGGCCTTTGAGTTGCCCGGCCTGGTAGCCCTGCTCCCAGACCATTCCTTGCAACGCCTTGAGCGGCGTGGCCTTGCGGTCTTCGGCAATCCAGCCCAACAGAATCTCGATCACCCGCTCGACG
Proteins encoded in this window:
- the mtnC gene encoding acireductone synthase, giving the protein MPIKAILTDIEGTTSAVSFVFDVLFPYAAKHLPDFVRQNAGRNDVAEQLASVRRDSNAPDADVERVIEILLGWIAEDRKATPLKALQGMVWEQGYQAGQLKGHVYPDAVEALKRWHQQGYQLFVYSSGSIQAQRLIFGCSEAGDLTPLFSGYFDTTSGPKREAQSYTNITRAIGLEASQILFLSDIVEELDAAHMAGMATCGLAREGGELAGHVTVDSFERIDPSTF